Proteins co-encoded in one Petrotoga miotherma DSM 10691 genomic window:
- a CDS encoding L-ribulose-5-phosphate 4-epimerase has product MYEDLKKELYKAHMNLEKYRLVAYTSGNVSVKVNNHVIIKPSGIPYDQLKVEDMVVLDMEGNTVEGKLKPSVDSATHLYLYKNLPDVGSIIHTHSPYASAFALLSQPIPVYSTAHADVFGVQVPVSNYAPVGSEAIGKAVIEVVNQAKAVLLSKHGVIVMGKDINETIRKAIFLEEVAQTAYLARTIGNPEPLDEKEAKRLYEFHHSNYGQK; this is encoded by the coding sequence ATGTACGAAGATTTGAAAAAAGAACTATACAAAGCCCACATGAATCTTGAAAAATACAGATTAGTTGCCTACACCAGTGGAAATGTCAGTGTAAAAGTGAACAATCACGTAATAATCAAACCCTCTGGAATACCATATGATCAATTGAAAGTCGAAGATATGGTAGTTCTGGACATGGAAGGAAACACAGTAGAAGGCAAACTAAAACCATCTGTTGATTCTGCTACCCACCTTTACCTTTATAAAAACTTACCTGATGTGGGGAGTATCATTCATACTCATTCACCTTATGCTTCTGCTTTTGCATTGCTATCACAGCCAATACCTGTTTACAGCACTGCACATGCGGATGTTTTTGGGGTGCAAGTACCTGTTTCAAACTATGCACCTGTAGGCTCTGAGGCAATTGGTAAAGCTGTGATTGAAGTTGTTAATCAAGCAAAAGCAGTTCTTTTAAGTAAACATGGGGTAATAGTCATGGGAAAAGATATCAATGAAACTATAAGAAAAGCAATTTTTTTGGAAGAGGTTGCACAAACAGCCTATCTTGCTAGGACTATTGGAAATCCAGAACCTTTGGATGAAAAAGAAGCAAAACGACTATATGAATTTCATCATAGTAACTACGGTCAAAAATGA